TTCAAAACTTCTAATTCCTCGTAGAAATATTCAAGACTAGTGGATCTTTTCACTACTTCATGGCATGGTGACAAGCTAAGGGCATTATCTGCCATctggcgcccatggcaaagtatgagctcataccccctctaGCTGACCCTCTCGAATCCTGCCTTCAGGAAAATAaaacacactggggtaccaatcTAGTTAAGAgtccaccatattggggttttcaAAGCCTGCATGCTCATACCCCATACaatgatcccgtcggatctcacctaggggactactaaatcaaccggacataatccagttgagtcacaccAATTATTCATAATCAAGACTCAAAAGTAGGGGAAATTTTTCGATCCCACATAAGCATAATTCATTCTCTACTACTGCGGGAATTGTTCTCATATTCTACTGTACCTTCATTTTATTCTCCTATACCACTCTTAAAACTATCCAATGGTGTAGTTTACAATCCAGTACTCCATAATTTTAATACAACGCATTTAATCATAATATATTGATAATACTTGGAACAATGCACATAATAGTTAATTACTGTGTTGCTGACACTCTACAAAAGTCAAAACAATCACCGATACAAGGTTTTATAACCTCCTATAAAGTGAACACCCAAATTTAAAGTAGGTCTTATAAGTCTACTAATTCATTTAAGAGCTACTTAATACTACGAAAAAGTAACCTTTAAATTATTCACAAGTTTTAACACCTTTTTAGCACATTCAAGCACATATCACGCATACCTAAGCTCACGTATAAAATAGCGTATAGCTCGTGACTTGAAAGGAATATTTAGACCATCCAACTTCCAAATAAATACATTGACAACGTATATTATTATAAGGAAAATTATTTTGTGAATAATACTAGATATGTAATACATCAAATTGAAATATTGATATGATTCACATTACTTTAGTATTATTACGTATATTAAGGATATAGATgcgattaaaaaaaatcattattctATGAATCGAATTAATATTCATAATTCCAATAACGACAACAAGCTAACAAAAAATTATCCATAACGACTCTAATCAACTTCAACATCATGATTTGCTACTAATAATGCTTCTAAACCACTATTTGCTCAAATGAAGCGCATTTAACTTTTGCCCATCCAAAATCAACAACTCATTTAACAAAGTAAGACAACATTTTAACATAGAACTAGAAGGAAAataaaaggaagaagaatggCTAACAAAGCTATTCTAACCATAAAATACCACCAAGGCACCAAAAGTAGTACatactaatattattttcattcttaatataatttaaGTCTATCCTTATTAATTCACCATTACTACACTTACccctaaaaaattttaattaatttatgtttaatttaccattactactcttacccataacaaatttgatttcaatattgcctaacaacttcaaaaaatTCATCCAACAACACTTACAACAATAAAGACCAACTCTAAACTTCAATAACATCATCAACAAAGTTGTCTATATACTTTAACACTATGGAAACGCATCTTGAATACACTCTTTAATCCTTATTTTCAATCCCAATCCAAACCCTAACTTTTTCATGTTCAATTGACACTTCTAATacttacccatactaatttttatCAAGATTCAATAATTAGAACATAAATTAACATAATGATTCAAAGATTCTATGAAATTAAACTTCAAATGGGGGAAAGAAAGGAGGAGGTGCGCAAACAAGGAGGCTAGCCGGCTACGACTAGATGCACGGCGGCCTGGTGGTGTGGCAAGAGTTGCTGGCTGGTGGCCGATTCCGACTGTTGCTGGGGCTAGGCTTTCGTGAGAGAGAAGATGTATGAATAAGAGGAGATGGAGAGGGAGAAGGAAAATGTGAGGGAAGGGAGAAGAAACACGTGAGGGAAGGAAAATGTGAGGGAGAAAATAAAACCATAACCCATATTTACTTGGGTATTTTATCTACAAGGCCCAACATAATTAACCCTAAAAGGGTGTTAAGGTCTATGTTTTACTAGGTTTAAGAACgacaaaaatattgtaattattatttattttacttagcttcattttgataataataagtgaccacttaaataaaatgtaaatataTAAAGACTAATTGAATTATtcgataaaatatatattaaaatcattttttaaaattatttaaaataatattaacgtCATAAATTACGGTGTGTTACAATTACCTTCTATAACATGTCTTGGGATGTTGATGCTTCGAGGACCCTCTTTGACACTAGAACCATTGAAGCTATCTTGGATATCTCAATGGAACCTAATAACAATTAAGATAGAAAAATTGGTGGCTTCTATAGatgttttgttttcaattagTTCTTATAGACTTGGAATTTTTGGACATCAAAAGAGAATTAACACCGAAGACACAATCTAGAATCAAGTATGGTATTCGATTGGAGCACTGAAACTAAAACAATTTTTATGGTGGGTGTATGAAGGCCACTTGGTCATGAATAAAATTTGATTCTATATAGACATTGGGCTCAATCTCCTTTGTGTTACAAGTGTAATATTCATGTTGAAACACTTATGCATGTCCGTTTACATTATCAAAGAATTGTACCTCTCTGGTTCCACAGTCCCCTTGTCAATTATTTAACTGATGTTCTTCATGGTTTCGTTATATATCTTTTCACTTGGATATACAATAAATTTTCAAAGGAAGATGTTTATATTGTTTGTGTTTTCTTAAGAATAACATGGTTTATTAGAAACAAGAAGGTTTTCCAAAATGATGATATGAATCACACTAAGATTGCCACAAGCTTCATCAAAAGTCACCACAAAAAGGAGGCTTATGCAACTAAAGTATTTTGCGTAAGAAGGATAGAGATAAGCAGATATATTTCGTGGGAACCACCAGATAAAGGCTGCATTGAAGTGAACTTTGATGCCAATGTAACCACTAGTTTTGATAGAGGCTTGGGTGTGGTATTACGTTATAAAGATGGGACAATGATTGATGCTGGAGTAAGAAGGGTGGAAGCGTATTGGGATGGTAACATATGTAAAGAGACTGATATAGCTTTTGCTTCGAATTGGCTCTGAAACTTGGTTTCACTCACATACATTTTGAAGGAAACTCAATGAACACCATTTCAACTATTAGAATAGGAGTTCTTGGTTTATCTGCATTTCACTTACTCTATGATCGCATTTTATATTAGAAGTAttgttttattggttttaaatgTATTTATGTTCGTAGGGTTGAGAATAATGTTGCTCACGTAGTTTCTAGATGGGATACGTAAGTTTCAAATGAATAATTTTGTATGGATCCTATCACCCATGTTTCATTACCTTGGCTTATTTCGATTTACTTAAATGAATGTACCaaattttatttagaaaaaagtATCTAAACTATGTGGCACATAATAATACAACTTATCCAACAACCACATTATTACGAATGAAGCccgatttaatataattaaataaaggcAGAGAAAAGCCCAAACATCAATAAGCCCATAATAGATATCAATCTCAAACTTTATAAATATGAATTGATTTGTCAACTAGGGTTTGTGTCACCCTAGTTTCttgaattgattatttttttcttctaaattaACAATCAAAAACACACAAACTTTCTTTTCCATTGAAAATGTCATTTATAAAACAATTTATTAGTGctttcaattttatattttatttcccATAATCCTtagttaattaaatattttaaaaagctACTTAAAACAATTTAGAcaataagttttaatttttaaaaaaaaacaaacaattaaaccaaaaaaaacaaagaaagaattTTCTCCCTTCTTCCCTCTTTCAACCATTTTAGGCTTTTAACCTCCTTCAAACACCATCCACCACCACCGCCATAACCACCTTCTTCACCACAAACCCACTTTTCGTCGTCATTTCTTCTTTCCAATTCATCACATAAATCTCCATTTCATCCATCCTTATTTGGttctttttatcttatttttattgaacAGAAAATGGAGCTCCGATTTTGTTTCTTAGTTGCACTCACAAAGCATACAAGGTTTGTAATCTTgggttttcttttttgttttaatttatgaattgggtttttgtTAAGTTCTTCTTTCAATGTTGTTTGATTTTTGTGGTCAATTTTTGTTctttaactattattaatagGCAGTCTAGATTTGACCCAGAATGATTAGTTCCTTTTTATTGAAATCATACAATCTGATTTGGGAAATTTTTGGAGTGATagtataattttctttattttgaattcaatttaatttaattgcgTACTTTTCGGAAGTGAGATGTTGTTGCTTAGATTTCCTTATTGTTATTAGTctcctgttttttttttttttgaagtgaaagaaaataattttctcCTGAAgttttgggttatttgatttatttgtttGGTAATCAGAATGTGTTTACGTCTTTCTTTGCCCACATTTGTACCAaatattgaaatttgaagaaaaaggcatttccccctttttttttctttttttttttctttttcttgtagAAGTACTTCTAAATAGTTTTCTTATCCTAACACCAAAAGAATGTTATGGGATCAATTTGAATCTTTTGAAATAATTGGCATTGGTATGCATATTAGTGCACTCCTTATTCTTTTGATGTTGTATTATGTGTTAGGGTAATCAAATGGTGTTCTATACTTTAGTTTTTTGGAGATTTCACTATTCATGTGCCTTTTTATGAATTTGTGAAAGCATTATCTCATTAAATTGGGTTTTTCAAATAGGCAAATCAAGGATGTTAAATGTAGTTCTTATATAGAATGAGTATTCCTTCCCTATAGATTGAGTTGTCTAATTGTTTTGCATACCGTAAAATATCATCTGCATCACCGTATTTTTTGACTATGATTGTCCCGTCAATTGATTTATTACTTGTAGTACATTTAATTTGTTCTATcgttatataattttttaaaaaaattggtcTTGAAATTGGGActaattaatgtaaaaaatttcactaaataggaaaataaatttGTTTGGTTCTTTGTTGTCTTTTCCCTAGATGTTTCTTCATAGATCATGCTTCTTTCTATTCTTTTCTCCATGTGTTATGTCTAGTATGGAGAATAAGTCACATCATGTAACCCAAGGCAGGCACTATTTGTTTTCTTGTATATACTTGCATTACATACATTAATACTTTGTTTGGAAAACATTTTAAGAGGGACAAGAAAGGAAGGTAAGGGAAGGATTGGGAGGGCATAATAAGGGAAGTATCCCTTGTCTGTTTAGGAGGGACAAAAACGAAGAGGAAGagaaataacattttccttctgtTAACAAAATTAAGTGACTTAATCCCTTCAATTCAAATCCCCGCCCTCTAAAATTGAtatccaaacaaaaaaattatatcgcTTCAAATCCCTTCACTACCTTTTCCTCCAATTCCCTCGATCTAAACAAAGCGTAAGAGTTCATTGTAGCTACTTTTCCTGGATGGTGagaatataaaatatactccAAGATCTATGGaaataaaatgatgaaaaataaattatttactgCTATGTCTTGTGCATATGGGATCCTCGCTTCCTGGGGGTAGTTGTTGGCCATGATGGctaacatataagcttgatgggTTACTCCTCCTTTTACCAATTGGTTTTGTAGTGTTATAGTGTACAATCAACTCTGCTCTTGTGCAGGTCTTATAGTGTACAAGCCCAGTaacatatttatcaatttgttcAATCTATTTAACTTTATTTCCGGGTGAACAGATCGTCACTGGTGAGATCAGTCGATTTGTGAGGAACCAGAAAGAATTCTCCAGCATTGAAGTATAAGGTGAATTAAACAATATTGTCCTTTTGATTTTAAGAGCATGCACATGTACAGAGATCTTGGTTCTTGTGAATATTGAGAATCTGCAAGTTTACTCCATTGTACTAAACGTTTATGATTTGGGTATAAATGTTTCGAAAAACTAGATAACAGTTTGATACAGTCGCGATGcaaaagacaaagaaaaaatGTCCGCAATCATCCCAAGAAGACTGGTTAGAATACTTGGATGCTTGTCTACCAGCGTTAGTAATACCTATTGGTTCTCGATTCCAAGTGAATGTGCCGGAATGGAAGGGGGCGCCTAACGAAACGCGTGTAAATGGTGATTCAGATACTTCAAAGTGGTCAGGTACCAGAATCTGGCCACTTGAAAATGAGAATAAAGATTCAGAATTTGAAATCGGAAAGGGAAGGCCTAGTTTTTGCGGTTGCTTTTCTCCCGGTACTCCAATCTGTGTAAAGCTACACATTTCCAAAGCGAAAACTAAGTTGCAAGCAGAACTTGGTCCCGCATTTGAGAGTTGGAAATTCAACGAGATGGGTGAATATGTTGAGAGGTCTTGGAGCTCAAAGCAAAAGAAGAGATTTGATAGCCTCGTCAAGGCAAATCCAGTGTCGAAAAACAAGAGTTTTCTGCAGCCAGCTATGTCGGCCTTCCCATCCAAGACCAGGATGGATATCGCAAATTATTATCTTAACGTGTATATTCCTAGGCGCATTGGCATGTTAACTCGGTCAGGAAGAAAAGTGCTCGATAGCGATGATGAAGAAGTTGGCAATGCCGAGAATTCTCTCAAAATAACTGTGCACGATAGCGATGATAGTACAAAACTTGTGAAGCCACATTACTTGACTGGCAGAAGATGACACAATATACTCGGTTGGTATCTTACTGAACTGCTCTTTTGAAGTTCCCTTGTAGTTCAGAAGATTTCCTTTGTTCTTATGTTCATAAGTGTTACACAAATCACAAAGGTGTTCTCAAATAGAAGTATCTGATACTAGGAGTAGCAAAATATTTTGGCCTGAACTTTTGGTCACATATCTTGATGGGGATTTTGTTTTGATTACCTTGATTGAATGTTTTTGTGCATTAGTTAAAGATCTATGTTATGTTTCCAATTATGATGTATAGTTGTAGATGTTTGCAATTAAACGTCAATTAGAAACGGCATCTTATGATATTATGAAGGTAATATTACATACGTTTGACTTTTTTAGGGTGGTTCTTCTATCATTGCGTGTATGGGCTTATGGGGCATGTTGTTATCAATTTAACTGAatgttatgtgttaatttgaaGCAAATTTTGATCCCGCTTCTTAAAATTCgccaatttttaaaataaatttatgaaaatacCCTCCCAATCCTTTCTCTCTATAAATGTCCTCACAAcactttactttttatttacAACTCATTTTTTATGAGACAATCTCATGGTACGGTAAGACAGCCTTAAAACAAGAAGCCTAATagctaaaaatttttattattagactaTTAACCTAAGTATGAGACCTATCTTATACGAGAATTTGTGCTTTAGCAATtactaaaaattacaattaagtTTTCTTCATTACAAAGCTTATAAACAAGGCATTTATGATGCAAAAACAAATTGAGATAATTTCTAAATTAATCTTTGtcaatttgaaattaaaaagaaaatctaAATTGGAGTAAAGTCGTACTAAATATGTGGCCTAGATTTAGTTACACGTTTTGCGTGACTTTGTAattcttcttttgttttgtttcattattattaattaacttgcgattattttttatttttttgttaattttttttgttgttattaattaatatgcaatcattattatttttaaaattaattgattagtgattttttgtattaataattgtgtaattttatattatttaataattagttacTTGTGTTGTTATTTTATAAACTATTAATTTATATAGTAATATGGTTGGTAATAAAAGTAGAGACAAGAGTTATTTTTAAGGGTCTATTGTGTGGCAACATCTCTAGACCAACGCTTCTCAGAGGCAACCCTCATGAGAGCAGTGTTATCCGGTCAACCCATCGTGCTAGGTAGGAGAAGATGGTTAGGCAAAGTCAATTCCTACGGTCGAGCACCTTAAAACAGATGCGTACATATATAAATGATCCTACGAGCACATGAAGTTACTTGGGGACAAGGATGAGGAGGAGAGACATAGTGAATATCAGGGGTCTGCGGGATAGCTTATAGATTGGACGATTACCTGAGAAATGAAGGTTACATTTTTGTGCACATAGGCGGGTCTAGTACTTCTGGTGGTCCTGATGCCCTATCAGAGAGCCTAGTCGATAAGTTAGCCCCCTAGATTAGGAGACGTTGGCACAACCAATAAGGACTAGGTGATTACTACACATCTACACCCCATCTAGGTGGACCTACGGATAATAGATTGTTGCCTAGCTATGGAGGGAACATAGCTAGGGTTATTTACTATGGCAGTGAGCATATGCCTCTTATTCTGGAGCATCATACTAGGAAAAAGACGGCGGAGGCCATCATCAGACTTAGAGATATGTGTGATAAGTTGTATAGAAAGTCATATGGTACTTCTTTAGGCCAAATGTCTTGCATCATGCATCAAGATGTTGACTATGCTTTGATATTTGCCTTTTTTGAGAGGTGGCAACCGAATACCAACACCTTTCGAATGCCTTAGGGAgagatgactattattttacacGACATGCAACACATACTTTGCTTGTGTATTGGTGGTTTGTTGCTGGAAGAACCTTCAAGACATTGACACTGGCTCTCAGAAGGTTATTTGGGGAGCCAATGAGCGAACTTCGTATGGCAAGAATGTTCACTAGTATGAGCATCAACATCAGCGACCTTATAAGCCTGTGCAACAAGACTTACTCATTACAAGTGCAGTCTACAGAATATTACATGGCTATTGTGGGGTCGACACAGCTAGTCAACAAGACAATGATTGGGATGAGGCCTTACCCTACGTTTGTTGTGTATGATGAATAAGATGAGATTTCGTGGGGGCGATTACTCTGGCGTACTTACAAGATCATTAGACAATGTCTGACACTGATATAGACATAAATTCACGAGTAGTTGTCGACCTTTCGCCCTCATCCTCATCACCGTGATGTCcctgtaacaccctcagaataggtcggatttttgaaaacacctttaatgaaaaacatgagccaaaacctactcatgggagtgttaccgccacatctatttctaataaaataaatgtaaggcttaacgactaagaaataacttaataattttaaatccaacaaagggtcttacaacataagaaagactgaaacgtaatttgtgtccatataaaatttaaacaacctaaggtaaaatttaaactgaaatatgactctagtaaaagctatatttctaagtgatcctcactccgcgATTCCCATGCAAGCAATAACCtgtaacataagaatgcaagaaaaaaaaaactagggaaaaactcccaaaatcagaaaaattgagtaatttcaactccatcccgtaagacgattaagtttgaaaatgatttaagaaaatacaatataatcaaattagaaataattttagaaaataacatatagctgagtttaatagaagacaatttgagaaaataatatatataatatcacataaaccaatttattaatttgataattaataatgacaaacacataatcaattttaaatttgagggaacgagaacgccagtaggccgagactttacccctatacctacttcaacaagaggtcgtcaccccaaataattcaaggccagcagagtagtctcagggaaccctagtgtgcacaccccttctacttggatcacaacaaatagaaggaagaccaaacatcgtatcaagtatcagaaataataatacctgtcggcagctatactaaccaaacaggacaacctgttcatcacccttatacttggatcacaataaatataagagcttcgtttccctcatgttacactttacgtgatttaatatattttaataattagtcgcgagcacacaaacattcattatacaatttattttatgattataaattttcccaataaatatatatctcacaaatatccaactgaaatctcatttttcaaatcaccattctaacatcaattggtggcaataggaattattatcataaatatttctcttccaatttaaatcgtatctaatttcgttatcaaaataataatataaattttatcgaaataaaaattataaattcaagtttgacaaaaataatagtaaatataatttgagaatatattaagcataacatcatataaaataatgtcatatcaaatcatgcatccatttaaacacattaattatcacttagcacataatactaacgggacaatcctaattagatggacattgagaattaccttgtcacgcgatcctagacaacgtacgcttctaataatctctgtctacgaatccgctgtctacacgagaaaataatatatctcaatttaataccccgatcaacccattcaaaaaataatttaaaagactcctttttatcttatatactttattaaaaaaaaagaataaatttaaacaataataataataataataatcataattattgtataaaaaaaaagagaagtgGTGAGTTCCAGTAACCcacgaaaagaaagaagaaagggaaggaggggagagaaggaagaaggagaaggtgtcGGCCGGCGGTGGCTCCGGTGTCCGCCATcgcacgccggtggtatcccggtgaccGTCGTATCGC
The sequence above is drawn from the Amaranthus tricolor cultivar Red isolate AtriRed21 chromosome 5, ASM2621246v1, whole genome shotgun sequence genome and encodes:
- the LOC130813717 gene encoding AT-rich interactive domain-containing protein 1-like; its protein translation is MQKTKKKCPQSSQEDWLEYLDACLPALVIPIGSRFQVNVPEWKGAPNETRVNGDSDTSKWSGTRIWPLENENKDSEFEIGKGRPSFCGCFSPGTPICVKLHISKAKTKLQAELGPAFESWKFNEMGEYVERSWSSKQKKRFDSLVKANPVSKNKSFLQPAMSAFPSKTRMDIANYYLNVYIPRRIGMLTRSGRKVLDSDDEEVGNAENSLKITVHDSDDSTKLVKPHYLTGRR